The Alkalibacter rhizosphaerae genomic sequence TCGTTTTGTTCCGGTACGTGCGGATCCGGGGATCTTGCCGTGCCACCTCCTGGATCTTATTCCAGCTTTGGTCCGTGGATGCATCATCGATAACGATGACTTCGATATCCTTAAACGTTTGGTTGAGGATGGATCGCAAGGTTCTTTCAATGTATTCTTCCCGATTGTATACGGGTATGACGACAGAACATTGGGGCGACATCCGGCTTCCCTCCTTCATGGAAAATCCTTGTGACGCTAATTTTCAAAGGCCAATGCTTTCAATCCTTCCAACTCCGCATCGTTGAAATTTTCCCTCATGATATCCTGGATGATTTTGATCTCCTGCAACGTGTACCCGCCTTGATGAAGTCTCTCCACCAGCAGGAGTTCCTTTCTGGAGAGATTGGAAAGGAGCAGGAAGACGGAATGGATCTTGCTCTTGCTGTCCATGTTATCCACTTTCTTGCTGATATCCAGAGCACTCAACATCACCGACTCATTCAAGGAAGCAGTCGGTATATCCTCCTCTTCGATAACCAATATTTCCTCCCCCATCTCCTCGTTGATGGGTATTTCTACGGACATGGCTTCCATCACAGAAATGGTCAATACTGTATAGCGAAGAAGTGTTCCGGCGACGACCACAACCAGGCAGGAGATCCAAATGGCCACTACTTTCTTCCTGCTGTAGGGTTTACACGTCCGTTTCCGGGACCTGGTATTCTTCAAGGATGCAGCCAACTCCGCGACCTCCACCGGCCTCGGCTCCTCTTCCGTTTTTGATACGCCTTGTGCCTGTTCTTTGGAAAACAGCACACCCACGGTTTTGATCAGAATGCCAAGATCGAATCCCGGAGAATACTTCTTGATGTACATCAAGTCGAATTTCAATTTGTTCTGGGGTGTTGTTGTGTAATTGGACAACACCTGGGCCAATCCGGTGATCCCTGGTTTCACCGCGAATCGATGGACGTATTCCGGATATCGATGGAGATATTCCGTCACAAAAACCGGTCGTTCCGGTCTGGGACCCACAATGCTCATGTGCCCCAGGAATACGTTGAAAAATTGCGGAAACTCATCGATCCTGGTTTTCCGGATCCACTTTCCGACCTTGGTGATCCGTGGATCGTCCTTTTCCGCCAGTACTTCTCCCGTCCATTTTTCAGCATCGGGCACCATGCTCCTAAGCTTGATCATTGAAAAGGGTATTTGATCACGGCCACAGCGCGCTTGGACATAAAAAACCGGCCCCTTGTCTTCCCTTTTGATCAAGATCCCAACAACCAACAGGATCGGGGCGACTAGAATGATTCCGATCAAAGACAAGAAGATATCCAAGCATCTTTTAACAATGATCTGGGCTTCCGTCAACCGGTACCCCTCGATGGCAAAAAGGGGTACGTCGCTGATCTGTGTCAAGACCGCATCTCGCATGGTGATCTCATGGCTTTCCGGCACCAGAAACATCTGAATGTCATGCAACTCACAGTAGGATATGATCTGTTCCTTCAACGACAGGTCGGACGTGATCAACAGATAGACATAATCCGCCTTGTCGACATAGAAATACAGACGACGATCTTTTCCCGATACGAAGAGCACTCGCCCCAAGGTCTGTTTTCGGACCGCCTCCAACAACATGTTTCTATCTGCTTCTTCTCCGATGACGATGGACAACTGCCTTTGAAAAACATGCTCTTTCAGGCGATTGGAAAAAACTTTCACCGACAGGAGGGACATGACTTGAAAACCGCCGATGATCAGAAAGTAATATGGAGTCACTTCGTCGCTGTTGCTGAAATACAACAATACGATCATGGCTACATTGACCATGAAAACGACCTCTACCGATTTGCTGATGCTCTTTAAAAAAGAAGTGTCAAAAAAATTGAAATATTTTCTTGCAGATAAAAGGATCATCTCCAAGGATGCGGCAATGAGCCAATACAATCTACAGCGATAATAACCGAATGGATGTTCCACATTGTAGACCAACCTATTAGCGGCATGCATGGAAACGTACATCAACAAAATGATCAATACCGCTTCCAAGATTTGGATCAGCAGTACAAACTTGTACTTG encodes the following:
- a CDS encoding sugar transferase, producing the protein MYGKYVLENKYKFVLLIQILEAVLIILLMYVSMHAANRLVYNVEHPFGYYRCRLYWLIAASLEMILLSARKYFNFFDTSFLKSISKSVEVVFMVNVAMIVLLYFSNSDEVTPYYFLIIGGFQVMSLLSVKVFSNRLKEHVFQRQLSIVIGEEADRNMLLEAVRKQTLGRVLFVSGKDRRLYFYVDKADYVYLLITSDLSLKEQIISYCELHDIQMFLVPESHEITMRDAVLTQISDVPLFAIEGYRLTEAQIIVKRCLDIFLSLIGIILVAPILLVVGILIKREDKGPVFYVQARCGRDQIPFSMIKLRSMVPDAEKWTGEVLAEKDDPRITKVGKWIRKTRIDEFPQFFNVFLGHMSIVGPRPERPVFVTEYLHRYPEYVHRFAVKPGITGLAQVLSNYTTTPQNKLKFDLMYIKKYSPGFDLGILIKTVGVLFSKEQAQGVSKTEEEPRPVEVAELAASLKNTRSRKRTCKPYSRKKVVAIWISCLVVVVAGTLLRYTVLTISVMEAMSVEIPINEEMGEEILVIEEEDIPTASLNESVMLSALDISKKVDNMDSKSKIHSVFLLLSNLSRKELLLVERLHQGGYTLQEIKIIQDIMRENFNDAELEGLKALAFEN